One Myxococcota bacterium DNA segment encodes these proteins:
- a CDS encoding cation:proton antiporter encodes MGLDFLPELLGLLAAATATAALFERLRLPSIAAFLVVGVAVGPGGLGWVSDPEVVREIAELGVVFLLFEIGLELPIERLRRFWKPALLAGGLQVTLTLGVVAALASGFGLPLREALVLGALIAMSSTALVMRMLGERGELDAPHGQLAIGILLFQDLCVVPFLLAVPILAAGPEAGGTAILVAFGRALAALVLFAAVARFVLPTLLDRFARIRSREIFTMAAFLAVLGSAVVAEEIGLTLSVGAFMGGLVLSMSPYAHQLFAEVVPLRGVLLAVFFTAVGMLFDPAVAWEQAGAVFAYAAGVVVLKAGFIALILAGVLRLGVRLGVLTGLWLAQTGEFSFVLSGVAAAAGLLDPTLGQIFVAGSILTLVATPFLVAAAPRIAGGLGAGLERRPDPEAPVEERGHVVLVGFGLAGRNIARVLRSRQIPYRAVDTNAAAVREAAARGEPVVYGDATRSTLLAQVDVRDARLVVLALADAAATLEVVRSVRRLTPDVPIVARTRFVLDVDRLAESGASTVVVEEFESTLELLAETLRQFNFPEESILRFASELRDEGYVFLRETETILDPWLTDLLEEVTSDWVEIPHGFHAGLDPATLASLAIREDTGASVVAVERDGSTQVSPPANYALHSGDRLLVVGEPAALERLRKLFDEDD; translated from the coding sequence TTGGGTCTCGACTTCCTACCGGAGCTGCTCGGACTGCTCGCCGCCGCCACCGCCACGGCGGCGCTCTTCGAGCGACTGCGTCTACCGTCGATCGCGGCGTTCCTGGTCGTGGGCGTGGCGGTCGGCCCCGGCGGGCTCGGCTGGGTCTCCGATCCCGAGGTCGTGCGCGAGATCGCCGAGCTCGGCGTGGTCTTCCTGCTCTTCGAGATCGGCCTCGAACTGCCGATCGAGCGCCTGCGCCGCTTCTGGAAGCCCGCTCTGCTGGCGGGCGGGCTGCAGGTCACGCTCACCCTGGGTGTCGTCGCGGCACTCGCCTCCGGGTTCGGGCTGCCGCTGCGCGAGGCGCTGGTGCTCGGTGCGCTGATCGCGATGTCGAGTACCGCGCTCGTGATGCGCATGCTCGGCGAACGCGGGGAACTCGACGCCCCCCATGGTCAGCTGGCGATCGGGATCCTGCTCTTCCAGGACCTCTGCGTGGTTCCGTTCCTGCTCGCCGTGCCGATCCTGGCCGCTGGCCCCGAAGCGGGGGGCACCGCGATCCTGGTCGCCTTCGGGCGTGCCCTCGCTGCGCTGGTGTTGTTCGCGGCCGTCGCGCGCTTCGTCTTGCCCACCCTGCTCGACCGCTTCGCGCGCATCCGCTCGCGAGAGATCTTCACGATGGCGGCGTTCCTGGCCGTGCTCGGATCGGCAGTGGTGGCCGAAGAGATCGGGCTCACGCTCTCCGTGGGCGCCTTCATGGGTGGGCTGGTGCTCTCGATGTCGCCCTACGCCCACCAGCTCTTCGCCGAGGTGGTCCCGCTGCGGGGCGTGCTGCTCGCGGTCTTCTTCACCGCGGTCGGCATGCTCTTCGATCCCGCCGTCGCCTGGGAGCAGGCCGGGGCGGTGTTCGCCTACGCGGCCGGCGTCGTGGTGCTCAAGGCCGGCTTCATCGCGCTGATCCTGGCCGGCGTGCTGCGTCTCGGCGTTCGCCTGGGCGTCCTGACCGGGCTGTGGCTGGCCCAGACCGGAGAGTTCTCCTTCGTGCTCTCCGGCGTGGCCGCCGCTGCCGGGCTGCTCGACCCGACCCTGGGACAGATCTTCGTCGCGGGTTCGATCCTCACGCTGGTCGCCACCCCGTTCCTGGTCGCCGCCGCACCGCGCATCGCCGGGGGGCTCGGCGCCGGCCTCGAACGCCGTCCGGATCCCGAGGCGCCCGTCGAAGAGCGCGGCCACGTCGTCCTGGTCGGGTTCGGACTGGCCGGCCGCAACATCGCCCGGGTGCTGCGCTCTCGGCAGATCCCCTACCGCGCCGTCGACACGAACGCGGCGGCGGTGCGGGAAGCCGCGGCGCGGGGCGAGCCGGTCGTCTACGGAGATGCCACGCGCTCGACCCTGCTCGCGCAGGTCGACGTGCGCGACGCGCGGCTGGTGGTGCTCGCTCTGGCCGACGCTGCTGCGACGCTCGAGGTGGTGCGCAGCGTCCGCCGCTTGACGCCGGACGTTCCCATCGTCGCGCGCACCCGTTTTGTCCTCGACGTCGATCGTCTCGCCGAGAGCGGAGCCAGCACGGTGGTCGTCGAGGAGTTCGAGTCGACGCTCGAGCTCCTGGCCGAGACCCTGCGTCAGTTCAACTTCCCCGAGGAGTCGATCCTGCGTTTCGCCAGCGAGCTTCGCGACGAGGGCTACGTCTTCCTCCGCGAGACCGAGACGATCCTCGACCCGTGGCTCACCGACCTACTCGAAGAGGTCACGTCGGACTGGGTCGAGATTCCCCACGGCTTCCACGCGGGGTTGGACCCGGCCACCCTCGCGAGTCTGGCGATCCGCGAGGACACCGGTGCGAGCGTCGTGGCGGTCGAGCGCGACGGGTCCACCCAGGTGAGTCCACCGGCGAACTACGCGCTCCATTCCGGGGACCGTCTGCTGGTGGTGGGGGAGCCGGCGGCCTTGGAACGCCTCCGCAAGCTGTTCGACGAAGACGACTGA
- a CDS encoding DUF4345 family protein: MDAPRDTWAWVLGFIGIVSLLNALWMLAGPQHWYTEIPAGVPDTGPFNAHFVRDIGCAFLTVGIALVWAARVPAWRPPLVAVSALFLVAHALLHVYDTARGAVGHDHWLLDLPGVYLPAVVTAVATHRFLSRSGSAEPDAL, from the coding sequence ATGGACGCGCCGCGAGACACCTGGGCCTGGGTTCTCGGGTTCATCGGCATCGTCAGCCTGTTGAACGCGCTCTGGATGCTGGCGGGGCCACAGCATTGGTACACCGAGATTCCGGCCGGCGTTCCCGACACCGGACCGTTCAACGCCCACTTCGTCCGCGACATCGGCTGTGCCTTCCTGACCGTCGGTATTGCGCTCGTGTGGGCCGCCCGCGTCCCGGCCTGGCGGCCGCCCCTGGTGGCGGTGTCGGCCCTCTTCCTGGTCGCCCACGCTCTGCTGCATGTCTACGACACGGCGCGCGGTGCGGTCGGACACGACCACTGGCTCCTCGACCTGCCGGGCGTCTACCTCCCAGCCGTCGTGACGGCGGTCGCCACGCATCGTTTCCTGTCGCGTTCGGGTTCGGCGGAACCCGACGCGCTCTGA
- a CDS encoding TauD/TfdA family dioxygenase, with protein sequence MALPGLEVTRLAGALGAEVRGVDLAAVDATVARGIEELLWEHQVLFFPDQHPTVEAHVTFGAHYGELQGHPHLKNADSDLADKVFELRASRGGVADEWHTDLTFLEEPALYSILHMVACPAVGGDTMWSSLYRAFDELSAPLQELCLGLTALHNADPHQRPEAMTVHPVVRLHPETGRRVLYVNEHFTRRIVELSREESDLLLGHLTRWVSNPRFTVRYRWTKGTVAMWDNRCTQHFVLNDFEEERIIQRVTVMGDRPEAAAPARWEPFLRKGGLSDTSRHDKLLREWLRRQKPSS encoded by the coding sequence ATGGCCCTACCTGGACTCGAAGTCACACGTCTGGCGGGAGCGCTGGGCGCCGAAGTGCGCGGCGTGGATCTCGCGGCGGTCGATGCCACGGTGGCGCGTGGGATCGAGGAGCTGCTCTGGGAACACCAGGTGCTGTTCTTCCCGGATCAGCACCCGACCGTCGAAGCCCACGTCACCTTCGGCGCCCACTACGGAGAGCTCCAGGGGCATCCGCATCTCAAGAACGCCGACTCGGACCTCGCCGACAAGGTCTTCGAGCTGCGCGCGAGCCGCGGCGGTGTCGCCGACGAGTGGCACACCGATCTCACCTTCCTCGAAGAGCCGGCGCTCTACTCGATCCTTCACATGGTCGCCTGCCCGGCGGTGGGTGGAGACACGATGTGGTCGAGCCTGTATCGCGCCTTCGACGAGCTGTCGGCGCCGCTCCAGGAACTCTGTCTCGGGTTGACGGCGTTGCACAACGCCGACCCTCACCAGCGTCCCGAAGCCATGACGGTGCACCCGGTGGTCCGCCTCCACCCGGAGACCGGTCGTCGCGTGCTCTACGTGAACGAGCACTTCACGCGACGCATCGTCGAGCTGTCTCGTGAGGAGAGCGACCTCCTGCTCGGTCACCTCACCCGCTGGGTCTCGAACCCGCGCTTCACCGTCCGCTACCGCTGGACGAAGGGCACGGTCGCGATGTGGGACAACCGGTGCACCCAGCACTTCGTGCTGAACGACTTCGAAGAGGAGCGCATCATCCAGCGCGTCACGGTGATGGGAGACCGTCCCGAAGCCGCGGCGCCCGCGCGCTGGGAGCCCTTCCTGCGCAAGGGCGGTCTGAGCGACACGAGTCGCCACGACAAGCTGCTCCGCGAGTGGCTGCGACGGCAGAAGCCGTCGAGCTGA
- a CDS encoding GNAT family N-acetyltransferase: protein MERSDVVLRRAAPTDAPFLAWAMIEAERGTDPEGEWDAVLPGPPDAREALLARIATTEPEHFCHWSRFLVAEHAGEPVATLSGYIAARHTHAHFRRAWYQAFLEHGHSVADALDAWARFGPFQHVSVDLPPEAWRVEWVAVHPAWRGKGLVGALLEANFARARAEGCDRAVVATALENAPARRAYEAAGFVAFARWEHDDYRQASGSAGNVYLRRSL from the coding sequence ATGGAACGAAGCGACGTCGTCCTGCGGCGCGCCGCGCCGACCGACGCCCCCTTCCTCGCGTGGGCGATGATCGAGGCCGAGCGCGGCACCGATCCCGAGGGCGAGTGGGACGCAGTGCTGCCGGGGCCGCCCGACGCGCGCGAGGCCCTGCTCGCGCGCATCGCGACCACCGAGCCGGAGCACTTCTGCCACTGGTCGCGCTTCCTGGTAGCGGAACACGCGGGCGAGCCGGTCGCCACGCTCTCGGGCTACATCGCCGCGCGTCACACCCATGCCCACTTCCGTCGCGCCTGGTACCAGGCCTTCCTGGAGCACGGACACAGCGTGGCCGATGCGCTGGACGCCTGGGCGCGCTTCGGGCCCTTCCAGCACGTCTCGGTCGATCTCCCGCCGGAGGCCTGGCGGGTCGAGTGGGTCGCCGTGCATCCCGCCTGGCGCGGGAAGGGACTCGTGGGCGCGCTTCTCGAGGCGAACTTCGCCCGGGCGCGCGCGGAGGGCTGCGACCGCGCCGTCGTCGCGACGGCGCTCGAGAACGCGCCGGCCCGGCGCGCCTACGAGGCGGCTGGCTTCGTGGCCTTCGCCCGGTGGGAGCACGACGACTACCGCCAGGCGAGCGGCAGCGCGGGCAACGTCTACCTGCGGCGCAGCCTCTGA
- a CDS encoding lysophospholipid acyltransferase family protein, which produces MKIRLAKWFLRLAGWTPEGAVPDARGYVLIAAPHTTNWDLLYFLAHAWSFGVRVSWMGKHTLFRGPMGNIMRRLGGIPVQRDRRNDLVAQMAEAFERQPDLVLTVPPEGTRSRAEHWKSGFYRIARAAEVPIVMGFLDYTRKVGGLGPTLWTTGDVKRDMEEIRRFYGDIDGKYPERFGPVSLQEEAAG; this is translated from the coding sequence TTGAAGATCCGCCTCGCGAAGTGGTTTCTGCGCCTGGCCGGCTGGACTCCCGAGGGAGCCGTCCCCGATGCGCGCGGTTACGTGCTGATCGCGGCGCCGCATACCACCAACTGGGACCTGCTCTACTTCCTCGCCCACGCCTGGTCGTTCGGGGTGCGGGTGTCGTGGATGGGGAAGCACACCCTGTTCCGCGGCCCCATGGGCAACATCATGCGACGTCTCGGTGGGATCCCGGTGCAACGGGATCGACGCAACGACCTGGTGGCGCAGATGGCCGAGGCCTTCGAGCGCCAACCCGACCTCGTGTTGACGGTGCCGCCCGAGGGCACGCGCAGCCGGGCCGAGCACTGGAAGTCGGGCTTCTATCGGATCGCGCGCGCTGCGGAGGTCCCGATCGTGATGGGTTTCCTCGACTACACGCGCAAGGTGGGAGGCCTCGGACCGACGCTCTGGACCACCGGCGACGTGAAGCGCGACATGGAAGAGATCCGGCGTTTCTACGGCGACATCGACGGCAAGTACCCCGAGCGCTTCGGGCCGGTCAGCCTCCAGGAAGAGGCCGCCGGCTAG
- a CDS encoding DUF924 family protein, which produces MLHADELHAFWFGDLGSDGLSDSEHSERWFRPDPDFDQACRERFGAAVEQALTGDLDGWADAPRSRLALVLLLDQLPRNLFRGDPRAFAGDPAALGWAERSLAEGSDLRLLPIERHFLYLPFMHAEDPGHQERSVDCFSRLVDDAPAAGRPRFEEALRYAREHQDVIRRFGRFPGRNAALSRDSSPEEASYLAESGAFG; this is translated from the coding sequence ATGCTGCACGCGGACGAGCTGCACGCGTTCTGGTTCGGTGACCTGGGCAGCGACGGCCTGTCCGACTCCGAGCACAGCGAGCGCTGGTTCCGCCCCGACCCGGATTTCGACCAGGCCTGCCGCGAACGCTTCGGGGCGGCCGTCGAGCAGGCGCTGACGGGCGACCTGGACGGCTGGGCGGATGCGCCGCGCAGCCGCCTGGCGCTGGTGCTGCTGCTCGATCAACTGCCCCGGAACCTGTTCCGAGGCGATCCGCGGGCCTTCGCGGGCGACCCCGCTGCCCTGGGCTGGGCGGAGCGCTCGCTCGCCGAGGGCAGCGACCTGCGGCTGCTGCCCATCGAGCGCCATTTCCTCTACCTGCCCTTCATGCACGCCGAGGATCCGGGGCACCAGGAGCGCTCGGTGGACTGCTTCTCGCGGCTGGTGGACGACGCCCCCGCCGCCGGCCGGCCGCGCTTCGAAGAGGCCCTGCGGTACGCCCGGGAGCATCAGGACGTGATTCGGCGCTTCGGGCGCTTCCCGGGGCGCAACGCGGCCCTGAGCCGCGATTCCAGCCCCGAGGAGGCCTCCTACCTGGCCGAGTCCGGGGCCTTCGGATAG
- the selD gene encoding selenide, water dikinase SelD, with the protein MAATSADLVLVGAGHAHVQVLRRWMMAPVAGVRLSLVVDQPVAVYSGMVPGFVAGDYRAADLEIDAGPLARRAGARVILAAARSIDAAAKRIELEGRPPVSYDVASLDVGATVRGLDLPGVREHALATRPIATFVRELDARVAALSEQPRIHVVGGGAAGVELALTLQARLQSRGPKLSLISAGPLLAGTSPRLQRHAADLLRERGIATREGRVAAVGPGRIELTDGEAVETDLIVWATGAAPLSFPDGPGLPKDEAGFVRVTPELSVEGFPELFAAGDCAALPFAPWVRKAGVYAVRGGPVLDANLRARLRGGALQRYRPQRDFLALLNTGNREALGAKWGFTAQGARVWRLKDWIDRRFMDRFQVLDAQGRPRSSFPSAESMGMEEMECGGCAAKVGATPLAAALARLPKAPEDPSVRLGLAEPDDAAAFELPHGDVVLATIDAFRAFSDDPFTVGRVAAVNAVSDVLAKGGQPRHALALVNVPESDPVRAEELLFQVLSGVRAALDAEGITLLGGHTTQGEDLYVGLSVTGVPGDRLLPASGLQPGDRLVLTKPLGSGVLLAADMRGELPGPLLVALLAGLSRSNAAAARIALDMGARACTDISGFGLLGHLRELCEASDVAARVAAAEVPGWDGARDLLARGVRSTYHAENERARAGLVPTADPAPVDLALLFDPQTSGGLLFGVAEPALEGALRALHAAGDVHAACIGTVRAAQADGIRVEIAGSDS; encoded by the coding sequence ATGGCCGCGACTTCCGCAGACCTGGTCCTGGTGGGCGCGGGTCACGCCCACGTCCAGGTGCTGCGGCGCTGGATGATGGCGCCCGTGGCCGGGGTCCGGCTGTCCCTCGTCGTAGATCAGCCGGTCGCGGTGTACTCGGGCATGGTCCCCGGCTTCGTCGCGGGGGACTACCGCGCGGCCGACCTGGAGATCGACGCGGGCCCCCTCGCGAGGCGTGCCGGCGCACGCGTCATTCTCGCCGCAGCGCGCTCGATCGACGCCGCAGCGAAGCGCATCGAACTCGAGGGACGACCGCCCGTGAGCTACGACGTCGCGAGTCTGGACGTAGGGGCCACCGTGCGCGGGCTGGACCTGCCCGGCGTGCGCGAGCACGCGCTCGCTACCCGTCCGATCGCGACCTTCGTCCGCGAACTCGACGCGCGTGTCGCCGCGCTCTCGGAGCAGCCGCGCATCCACGTCGTGGGCGGTGGGGCCGCCGGCGTCGAACTCGCCCTCACGCTGCAGGCGCGCTTGCAGTCGCGCGGGCCGAAGCTCTCGTTGATCAGCGCCGGACCGCTGCTGGCGGGGACGTCACCGCGACTGCAGCGGCACGCGGCGGACCTGCTGCGCGAGCGGGGGATCGCCACGCGCGAGGGGCGGGTGGCGGCCGTTGGGCCGGGACGGATCGAGCTCACCGACGGCGAAGCGGTCGAGACCGACCTCATCGTCTGGGCGACGGGTGCGGCGCCGCTGTCGTTCCCCGACGGTCCCGGGCTTCCGAAGGATGAGGCGGGCTTCGTGCGCGTCACGCCCGAGCTCTCGGTCGAGGGCTTCCCGGAGCTCTTCGCCGCCGGCGACTGCGCTGCACTTCCCTTTGCGCCGTGGGTGCGGAAGGCGGGCGTCTATGCGGTGCGCGGAGGCCCCGTACTCGACGCGAACCTGCGCGCGCGGCTGCGCGGTGGTGCGCTGCAGCGCTATCGCCCCCAGCGCGACTTCCTCGCGTTGCTCAATACCGGAAATCGCGAAGCGCTCGGCGCCAAATGGGGCTTCACGGCGCAGGGGGCGCGCGTCTGGCGGCTCAAGGACTGGATCGATCGCCGCTTCATGGACCGTTTCCAGGTGCTCGACGCCCAGGGGCGGCCCCGTTCGTCGTTCCCGAGCGCCGAGTCCATGGGGATGGAAGAGATGGAATGCGGCGGTTGCGCGGCGAAGGTGGGAGCGACCCCTCTCGCCGCTGCTTTGGCGCGTCTGCCGAAGGCACCCGAGGACCCGAGCGTTCGCCTGGGACTCGCCGAGCCCGATGACGCGGCCGCCTTCGAGCTCCCGCACGGCGACGTCGTGCTCGCCACCATCGACGCGTTCCGGGCCTTCAGCGACGACCCGTTCACGGTGGGGCGCGTGGCGGCGGTGAATGCCGTGAGTGACGTGCTCGCGAAGGGCGGTCAGCCCCGACACGCATTGGCGTTGGTGAACGTGCCCGAGAGCGATCCTGTCCGCGCCGAGGAGTTGCTCTTCCAGGTGCTCTCGGGCGTGCGCGCTGCACTGGACGCCGAAGGAATCACGCTGCTCGGAGGACACACCACGCAGGGGGAGGACCTCTACGTCGGCCTGTCGGTGACGGGGGTGCCCGGGGATCGGCTGCTGCCGGCGTCGGGTCTGCAGCCCGGGGATCGGCTGGTGCTGACGAAGCCCCTCGGTAGTGGGGTGCTGCTCGCTGCCGACATGCGGGGCGAGCTTCCGGGGCCACTGCTGGTGGCGCTACTCGCGGGTCTGTCCCGTTCGAACGCGGCCGCGGCCCGCATTGCGCTCGACATGGGGGCGCGGGCTTGCACCGACATCAGCGGCTTCGGATTGCTCGGACATCTTCGCGAGCTGTGCGAGGCGAGTGACGTCGCGGCCCGGGTCGCTGCGGCGGAGGTGCCGGGCTGGGACGGCGCGCGCGACCTGCTCGCGCGGGGCGTGCGCAGCACCTACCACGCCGAGAACGAACGCGCGCGGGCCGGCCTCGTGCCGACCGCAGATCCCGCACCCGTGGATCTCGCGCTGCTCTTCGATCCGCAGACCTCGGGCGGGCTGCTCTTCGGCGTCGCCGAGCCCGCGCTCGAGGGCGCGCTCCGCGCGCTGCACGCAGCGGGTGACGTGCACGCCGCGTGCATCGGGACCGTGCGCGCCGCGCAGGCCGATGGCATCCGCGTCGAGATCGCCGGCTCGGATTCTTGA
- a CDS encoding inositol-3-phosphate synthase, translating into MPNVRIAIVGVGNCASSLVQGIRYYQDADPATAVGLMHWEIGGMRPQDLEVAAAFDVDLRKVGKDVAEAIFEKPNCTQVFCEGVPKTGVRVRMGRVLDGVADHFEDHADDRRFLVSDQAEASRSEVVEALRDARVDVLVNYLPVGSEEAARFYAECALEARVAVVNCIPVFLASDPEFAKRFEEAGVPILGDDIKAQLGATITHRMLTDLFAKRGVKLDRTYQLNTGGNTDFLNMLNRDRLASKKISKTEAVQSVASERIEADDIHVGPSDYVAWQNDNKVCFLRMEGRLFGDVPMHLELRLSVEDSPNSAGVSIDAIRCAKLAADRGQGGVVEGPSAFFMKHPPRQWNDDEAHRRTEAFVRGEDD; encoded by the coding sequence GTGCCCAACGTCCGAATCGCCATCGTCGGGGTGGGCAACTGCGCCAGCTCGCTGGTTCAGGGAATCCGCTATTACCAGGACGCCGATCCGGCGACTGCAGTCGGTTTGATGCACTGGGAGATCGGGGGAATGCGGCCCCAGGATCTCGAAGTCGCGGCCGCCTTCGACGTCGACCTGCGCAAGGTCGGCAAGGATGTCGCCGAGGCGATCTTCGAGAAGCCCAACTGCACCCAGGTCTTCTGCGAGGGCGTCCCCAAGACCGGCGTGCGCGTCCGCATGGGGCGCGTGCTCGATGGGGTCGCCGATCACTTCGAGGACCACGCCGACGACCGTCGTTTCCTGGTGTCGGACCAGGCCGAGGCGAGCCGCAGCGAGGTGGTCGAGGCGCTGCGCGACGCCCGTGTGGACGTCCTGGTGAACTACCTCCCGGTCGGTTCCGAAGAGGCCGCGCGCTTCTACGCCGAGTGCGCGCTCGAGGCGCGCGTCGCGGTGGTCAACTGCATTCCCGTCTTTCTTGCCAGCGATCCCGAGTTCGCGAAGCGTTTCGAAGAGGCGGGCGTTCCGATCCTGGGTGACGACATCAAAGCCCAGCTCGGTGCGACCATCACCCACCGCATGCTCACCGACCTCTTCGCGAAGCGCGGGGTGAAGCTCGATCGGACCTATCAGCTGAACACGGGCGGCAACACCGACTTCCTCAACATGCTGAACCGCGACCGCCTGGCGTCGAAGAAGATCTCGAAGACCGAAGCCGTGCAGTCGGTGGCGTCGGAACGCATCGAGGCCGACGACATCCACGTCGGGCCGAGCGACTACGTCGCATGGCAGAACGACAACAAGGTGTGCTTCCTGCGCATGGAGGGGCGGCTGTTCGGCGACGTGCCGATGCACCTCGAGCTGCGACTCTCGGTCGAGGACTCGCCGAACTCGGCGGGCGTGTCGATCGACGCGATCCGCTGCGCGAAGCTCGCCGCCGACCGCGGCCAGGGCGGGGTCGTCGAGGGGCCCTCGGCCTTCTTCATGAAGCACCCGCCGCGTCAGTGGAACGACGACGAAGCGCACCGCCGCACCGAGGCCTTCGTGCGCGGCGAGGACGACTAG
- a CDS encoding NAD-dependent epimerase/dehydratase family protein — protein MHVLVTGATGFLGCFSVAALHARGHTTRVLARSQGKVERVLNARGERPREIVVGDVTDPDVVAKALDGVDAVIHAAAVVAIEARRADEVEATNVRAVELVIGGAHERGLGAIVHISSIGALVTPGGPPVSQNSPLARPDNAYSRSKAEGEAFVRQLQQAGAPIRTLYPVGILGPDDPGLSESNHTVRTFIRDAMVDTTGGMEISDVRDLAEIVARLVEPESAPGRYVVGGFYLPWPELIALMDELTGRRVRRMTVPGPLLRVIGNAADVVKRVVPFDFPLSREAMQLATQWPGVVTSPNVEAMEIAFRDGRETYRETIRWLYETGHLTPEEAGLLAAADIGASASR, from the coding sequence ATGCACGTCCTGGTCACGGGAGCGACAGGCTTCCTGGGCTGCTTCAGCGTGGCCGCGCTGCATGCCCGGGGGCACACCACGCGGGTGCTGGCGCGGAGCCAGGGCAAGGTCGAGCGGGTGCTGAACGCCCGCGGCGAGCGCCCCCGTGAAATCGTCGTGGGCGACGTCACCGACCCGGACGTGGTGGCGAAGGCCCTGGACGGGGTCGATGCGGTCATCCACGCCGCCGCCGTCGTGGCGATCGAAGCCCGGCGAGCGGACGAAGTCGAGGCCACGAACGTACGGGCCGTCGAGTTGGTGATCGGAGGCGCCCACGAGCGCGGACTGGGCGCGATCGTGCACATCTCGAGCATCGGCGCGCTCGTCACGCCGGGCGGACCGCCCGTCTCCCAGAACTCCCCGCTGGCGCGGCCCGACAACGCCTACTCGCGCTCCAAGGCCGAAGGCGAGGCGTTCGTCCGTCAGCTCCAGCAGGCAGGCGCACCGATCCGCACGCTGTATCCGGTCGGGATCCTCGGGCCCGACGATCCCGGCCTCAGCGAGAGCAACCACACGGTGCGCACCTTCATCCGCGACGCGATGGTCGACACGACGGGCGGCATGGAGATCTCGGACGTGCGCGATCTCGCCGAGATCGTCGCGCGCCTGGTCGAGCCCGAGAGCGCGCCGGGACGCTACGTCGTGGGCGGCTTCTACCTGCCCTGGCCCGAGCTGATCGCGCTGATGGACGAACTCACCGGTAGGCGGGTGCGGCGTATGACCGTCCCGGGCCCGCTGCTGCGCGTGATCGGAAACGCGGCCGACGTGGTCAAGCGCGTCGTTCCCTTCGACTTCCCGCTCTCCCGCGAAGCCATGCAGCTGGCCACCCAGTGGCCGGGGGTGGTCACCTCACCGAACGTCGAGGCCATGGAGATCGCGTTTCGCGATGGCCGCGAGACCTACCGCGAGACGATTCGCTGGCTCTACGAGACCGGGCACCTGACGCCCGAGGAAGCCGGGCTCCTCGCCGCCGCAGACATCGGGGCCTCGGCGAGCCGCTAG